A stretch of the Alnus glutinosa chromosome 6, dhAlnGlut1.1, whole genome shotgun sequence genome encodes the following:
- the LOC133871335 gene encoding pentatricopeptide repeat-containing protein At5g11310, mitochondrial: protein MPFHRPRRFLCLYSILFYKPNPNPNAYLQTRSRRFSSDQSWLSVPGNPLIKWPPLLHPQYSPPPTNPTPNPNPNPNPNSSQKDFSTISDLLADPTISPGPPLEAALDRTGIEPDSALLLAVFDRFDSSPKLLHSLFVWAEKRPEFQSSAALFNSVINVLAKSKQFESAWSLVLGRIGGDEEQQHALVSADTFAVMIRRYARAGLTQPAIRTFEFARNSDPIRGSDSEMSLFEILLDSLCKEGHVKLASKYLDQRRKLDPGWVPSVRVYNILLNGWFRSRMLKQAEQLWKKMKRDDVKPSVVTYGTLVEGYCRMRRAETAIKLVHEMRREGVEPNAIVYNPIIDALGEAQRFEEAMRMMERFLVLESGPTISTYNSLVKGYCKAGNLVGASKILKMMISKRFVPTPTTYNYFFRYFSKHGKIEEGMNLYTKMIESGYTPHRLTYHLLMKMLCEEERLDLAVQVSKEMRARGCDMDLATSTMLVHLLCKMHRFEEAFAEFGDMIRRGIIPQYLTFQRMNNELKKQGMTEMAQKLRDLMSSVPHSMKLPNTYMGEGDASRAMKTSIMQKAEAMSDLLKTCTDPRELVKCRNSSKNVVSSADRLIEEIEKKT from the exons ATGCCCTTTCACAGACCTCGCCGTTTCCTCTGTCTATATTCCATCCTCTTCTACAAACCAAACCCTAATCCCAACGCTTACCTTCAAACCCGAAGTCGCCGTTTCTCCTCCGACCAGTCATGGCTCTCCGTTCCCGGTAACCCCCTCATCAAGTGGCCCCCACTGCTCCACCCACAATACTCTCCTCCACCTACTAATCcaacccctaaccctaaccctaatcccaACCCCAATTCTTCGCAAAAAGATTTCTCCACCATTTCTGACCTCCTCGCTGACCCTACCATCTCTCCCGGTCCACCTCTCGAGGCTGCGCTGGACCGGACCGGGATCGAACCGGACTCGGCTCTGCTACTGGCCGTGTTTGACCGGTTTGATTCTTCCCCCAAATTGTTGCACTCGCTCTTTGTTTGGGCGGAGAAGCGGCCTGAGTTTCAATCCTCTGCGGCGCTCTTTAACTCCGTGATCAATGTGCTCGCGAAATCCAAGCAGTTCGAGTCCGCGTGGTCGCTGGTTCTTGGTCGGATTGGTGGAGATGAGGAACAGCAGCACGCTTTGGTTTCTGCGGACACGTTTGCGGTTATGATCAGACGCTACGCTCGCGCAG GTTTGACCCAACCTGCGATTCGGACATTTGAATTTGCACGTAATTCAGACCCAATTCGTGGTTCAGATTCAGAGATGAGTTTGTTTGAGATTTTGTTGGATTCCCTTTGTAAGGAAGGGCATGTAAAGCTAGCTTCAAAATATTTAGATCAGAGAAGGAAGTTGGACCCAGGTTGGGTTCCATCAGTACGGGTTTATAATATACTTTTGAATGGATGGTTTCGATCAAGGATGCTCAAGCAGGCAGAGCAGCTTTGGAAGAAGATGAAACGGGATGATGTGAAACCAAGTGTTGTGACATATGGTACTCTTGTGGAAGGGTATTGCCGGATGCGTCGTGCTGAAACTGCAATTAAATTGGTACATGAGATGAGAAGGGAAGGAGTTGAGCCAAATGCGATTGTGTATAATCCAATAATTGATGCACTGGGAGAAGCCCAGAGGTTTGAGGAGGCAATGCGGATGATGGAGCGGTTTTTGGTTTTAGAATCAGGGCCCACTATCTCAACATACAATTCTCTGGTGAAGGGTTATTGTAAGGCAGGAAATCTTGTAGGGGCTAGTAAGATCCTTAAGATGATGATAAGTAAGCGCTTTGTGCCAACTCCTACAACCTATAATTATTTCTTTCGGTACTTCTCTAAACATGGGAAGATTGAGGAGGGTATGAACCTTTATACCAAGATGATTGAATCTGGGTATACACCACATCGTCTTACTTACCATCTTTTGATGAAAATGTTGTGCGAGGAGGAGAGACTTGACTTGGCAGTTCAAGTTAGCAAGGAAATGAGAGCCAGGGGTTGTGATATGGACTTAGCTACAAGCACTATGTTGGTTCATTTGCTTTGCAAAATGCATAGATTTGAAGAGGCTTTTGCAGAGTTTGGGGACATGATTCGGAGGGGCATAATTCCTCAGTATCTTACTTTCCAGAGAATGAACAATGAATTAAAGAAACAAGGAATGACTGAAATGGCGCAGAAACTAAGGGACTTGATGTCTTCTGTCCCTCATTCGATGAAGTTGCCAAATACATATATGGGAGAAGGAGATGCATCGCGTGCAATGAAAACATCTATAATGCAGAAAGCCGAAGCAATGTCTGATTTGTTGAAGACTTGTACAGATCCAAGAGAACTTGTCAAGTGTCGTAATTCATCTAAGAATGTTGTATCTAGTGCAGACCGGTTGATAGAGGAAATTGAGAAAAAGACTTAA
- the LOC133871766 gene encoding photosynthetic NDH subunit of subcomplex B 3, chloroplastic isoform X1 yields the protein MASLNFTATSLRPPGFSPGTGNHRNAVKLHLRKKRISVSFAANSPEETSPAPPLEKPEIELEFIGPKPGNDGSYQVERAKEISGEKLLRNIMIDNKIELYATYGKVMNCGGGGSCGTCIVEIIDGKNLLNERTNTELRYLKKNPESWRLACQTIVGNKENSGKVVVQRIPQWKK from the exons ATGGCTTCCCTGAATTTCACTGCCACGTCGCTCCGGCCGCCGGGTTTCTCCCCCGGGACCGGAAACCACAGGAACGCCGTCAAGCTACACCTCAGAAAGAAACGCATCTCAGTCTCGTTCGCTGCGAATTCGCCGGAGGAGACGTCGCCAGCTCCACCACTCGAAAAGCCCGAAATCGAGCTGGAGTTCATCGGG CCGAAGCCAGGGAACGACGGGTCGTACCAGGTGGAGAGAGCCAAAGAGATTAGTGGTGAGAAGCTTCTGAGGAACATCATGATAGATAACAAGATTGAGCTCTACGCCACGTAT GGAAAAGTGATGAattgtggtggtggtggaagCTGTGGAACTTGTATTGTGGAG ATTATTGATGGAAAGAATCTTTTAAATGAAAGAACAAATACAGAGCTCCGGTATCTGAAGAAG AATCCCGAATCTTGGAGGCTTGCTTGTCAAACTATTGTgggaaataaggaaaattctgGCAAG GTAGTGGTTCAGAGGATTCCCCAGTGGAAGAAGTAA
- the LOC133871766 gene encoding photosynthetic NDH subunit of subcomplex B 3, chloroplastic isoform X2 — MASLNFTATSLRPPGFSPGTGNHRNAVKLHLRKKRISVSFAANSPEETSPAPPLEKPEIELEFIGPKPGNDGSYQVERAKEISGEKLLRNIMIDNKIELYATYIIDGKNLLNERTNTELRYLKKNPESWRLACQTIVGNKENSGKVVVQRIPQWKK; from the exons ATGGCTTCCCTGAATTTCACTGCCACGTCGCTCCGGCCGCCGGGTTTCTCCCCCGGGACCGGAAACCACAGGAACGCCGTCAAGCTACACCTCAGAAAGAAACGCATCTCAGTCTCGTTCGCTGCGAATTCGCCGGAGGAGACGTCGCCAGCTCCACCACTCGAAAAGCCCGAAATCGAGCTGGAGTTCATCGGG CCGAAGCCAGGGAACGACGGGTCGTACCAGGTGGAGAGAGCCAAAGAGATTAGTGGTGAGAAGCTTCTGAGGAACATCATGATAGATAACAAGATTGAGCTCTACGCCACGTAT ATTATTGATGGAAAGAATCTTTTAAATGAAAGAACAAATACAGAGCTCCGGTATCTGAAGAAG AATCCCGAATCTTGGAGGCTTGCTTGTCAAACTATTGTgggaaataaggaaaattctgGCAAG GTAGTGGTTCAGAGGATTCCCCAGTGGAAGAAGTAA